The Elusimicrobiota bacterium sequence GCCCGGGTGACCGAAAATTTGACGGCGGGCCGGGATCCCATCGGAACTATTTCCGCCATGAACACGGTGCTTTTTGACGAGGAAGGATTTCGGGGGAACTCCGAGGAGTTCTTCGACCCTCGAAACAGTTTTTTAAACGAGGTGCTGGACCGCCGCGTCGGAATCCCCATTACGCTTTCCATCCTCTATTTGGAAGTGGCCCGTCGGGCGGATATTCCCATGGTGGGGATCGGCCTGCCGGGGCATTTCATCACGGGGCTGGTGGCTCCAGGGCGGACCTTTTACGTGGATCCCTTTCACCAGGGACAGTTGATGACCCCCAAAGATTGCGCCGAGCGGGTCGCCAAAATATTCGACGGCCGGATGTCCCTCACCCCGGAGCATCTCCACCCCGTGGGCGCCAGGGGCATCCTTTTTCGGCTTTTAACCAATTTAAAAAATATCTACATGGAATCGCACTCTTTCGCCAAAGGCCACGCGGTCATCGACAAAATGGTCCTCTTGGCGCCTGAGGATTGGTCCCAAGTCCGGGACCGGGGGCTGATCCGGTACCACTTGAAACATTACCAGCCCGCGCTGGCGGACCTGGAACTTTACCTCCAAAACACCCCCGAAGCCCGGGATCGGTCCGACATTTTGAAACTTGCCAAATTGATCATCAAAGAACTGAGCGAACCTTCTTAAGGAGCACGTCATGTCAAAATCAACGAAAGCCATTGATCTTCGAGCCCAAAGCCGTGCCATCACGGAAGGCGTGAACCGCGCACCGAACCGCGCCATGTTGCGGGACGTGGGCCTGACAGATGCCGATTTCAACAAACCCCTGATCGGGGTGGCCAGCACCTGGAGCGAAATCACCCCCTGCAACATCCACATTAACAAACTCGCCGAATCCGCAAAAGCTGGCGCCAAAGCGGCGGGGGGAGCCCCTCAGATCTTCAACACCATCACCGTTTCCGACGGGATTTCCATGGGCACCCCTGGCATGCGCTACTCATTGCCCAGCCGGGAGATCATCGCGGACTCCATCGAAACCGTGGTGGGCGCCCAACGCATGGATGGGTTTGTGGCCATCGGCGGGTGCGACAAAAACATGCCGGGATG is a genomic window containing:
- a CDS encoding transglutaminase family protein, which translates into the protein MSEAGSPREALARLLRVHESAIDLAQASLFIAQDEYPLLEKQPYLDRIAGLAARVTENLTAGRDPIGTISAMNTVLFDEEGFRGNSEEFFDPRNSFLNEVLDRRVGIPITLSILYLEVARRADIPMVGIGLPGHFITGLVAPGRTFYVDPFHQGQLMTPKDCAERVAKIFDGRMSLTPEHLHPVGARGILFRLLTNLKNIYMESHSFAKGHAVIDKMVLLAPEDWSQVRDRGLIRYHLKHYQPALADLELYLQNTPEARDRSDILKLAKLIIKELSEPS